In Anaerolineales bacterium, one DNA window encodes the following:
- the fmt gene encoding methionyl-tRNA formyltransferase → MSIKVAFMGSPDFALPALRLLAQNYDVVGVVTQPDRASGRGREHKAPPVKTLALELNLPVIQPEKLREPEALKRLQSWNPDLIVVAAFGQILKKTILDLPKYGCVNVHASLLPRWRGAAPINAALLAGDEETGVTIMKMDVGLDTGPMLAKRSIRLMPDHTAGSVTQTLSTLGADLLIETLPDYLSGKIQPVPQPEEAATYAPLLKKEDGRLDFTRPVNDLERRVRAMNPWPGAFLDFDGTILKVHRVHVEAGHESAGKKLVVQDQPAVGAGGGILILDEVQPAGKKSMSGKSFLAGARTWAE, encoded by the coding sequence ATGTCCATCAAAGTTGCTTTCATGGGCTCGCCCGATTTCGCACTGCCGGCCCTGCGCCTGCTTGCACAGAACTATGATGTGGTTGGCGTCGTCACCCAGCCGGACCGCGCCTCCGGGCGCGGCCGTGAACACAAAGCACCACCTGTGAAAACCCTTGCCCTGGAATTGAACCTTCCCGTTATCCAGCCCGAAAAACTACGCGAGCCCGAAGCCCTGAAACGACTTCAGTCATGGAACCCTGATCTCATCGTTGTTGCGGCATTTGGTCAAATCTTGAAGAAGACCATCCTCGATCTTCCGAAATATGGATGCGTCAACGTCCATGCTTCGCTCCTGCCGCGCTGGCGCGGCGCGGCGCCCATCAATGCCGCCCTCCTCGCCGGAGATGAAGAGACGGGTGTGACCATCATGAAAATGGATGTGGGCTTGGATACAGGACCCATGCTGGCAAAGCGATCCATCCGCCTCATGCCTGACCATACGGCTGGTTCGGTCACCCAAACATTATCCACGCTGGGAGCGGATTTGCTGATCGAAACACTGCCCGATTATTTATCCGGCAAAATTCAGCCTGTGCCTCAGCCCGAAGAAGCCGCAACCTATGCGCCTCTGTTGAAAAAGGAGGACGGCAGGCTCGATTTCACACGTCCCGTTAACGATTTGGAGCGAAGAGTCCGTGCAATGAACCCGTGGCCGGGGGCGTTCCTGGATTTTGATGGGACGATTCTCAAGGTCCATCGCGTGCATGTGGAAGCGGGGCATGAATCAGCGGGGAAGAAGTTGGTTGTTCAGGATCAGCCTGCGGTCGGGGCAGGAGGCGGGATTCTCATCCTGGATGAAGTGCAGCCGGCTGGGAAGAAGTCCATGAGCGGAAAGTCGTTTTTGGCGGGCGCGAGAACTTGGGCCGAATGA
- a CDS encoding DUF4870 domain-containing protein: MSQESMNPEISSDDKLWAALGYLIPLIALIVLFMEDKKSRPYVKFNAVQSLVATVVLSIISTVTCGFGAVLFLVILYWAYQAYQGQDVRIPMISDFIRNQGWA; encoded by the coding sequence ATGTCTCAAGAATCAATGAATCCTGAAATCAGCAGTGATGACAAGCTGTGGGCTGCGCTCGGTTATTTGATCCCCCTGATCGCTCTCATTGTATTGTTCATGGAAGACAAGAAGAGCCGGCCGTACGTAAAATTCAATGCGGTTCAGTCCCTGGTCGCCACGGTCGTGCTTTCCATCATTTCAACGGTAACCTGCGGCTTTGGCGCCGTGCTGTTCCTTGTCATACTCTACTGGGCTTATCAGGCATATCAGGGTCAGGATGTGCGCATCCCGATGATCAGCGATTTCATTCGCAACCAGGGCTGGGCATAA
- a CDS encoding DUF4870 domain-containing protein codes for MMNEQIPATPPAPLSPEEERQWAMIAHLGVLVNLVSGFLGPVVPLAVYMIYKDRSRYVAYQSLQGLIFQLIWWVGGGILTGVAWAITGTLSAVLIGLLCIPFACIISAMPLVALGYGVYGGIQASQGQDFKYWLVGDWVRSTLTG; via the coding sequence ATGATGAACGAACAAATACCTGCAACCCCTCCCGCCCCTCTCAGCCCCGAGGAAGAACGTCAATGGGCGATGATCGCTCATCTGGGCGTGCTGGTGAATTTGGTCTCAGGTTTTCTGGGGCCCGTTGTGCCGCTGGCAGTTTACATGATCTATAAGGACCGTTCGCGGTATGTGGCGTATCAATCCCTGCAGGGATTGATCTTCCAGCTCATCTGGTGGGTTGGCGGGGGCATCCTAACCGGCGTTGCATGGGCGATCACCGGCACGTTGAGCGCAGTGCTGATCGGCCTGCTGTGCATTCCTTTTGCCTGCATCATCAGCGCCATGCCCCTGGTGGCTTTGGGATACGGAGTGTACGGCGGCATCCAAGCCAGCCAGGGACAGGATTTCAAATACTGGCTTGTCGGCGACTGGGTGAGGAGCACATTGACCGGTTAA
- a CDS encoding LCP family protein → MNRLEILKNIKIGKPTIKQMIFWGVTAVLGITAFIFIKGLATCWNLTDLPGIPPASCGEVSGGSGFAVDEQGTPVADLPPAPIAPGADLPPAWDGASRINILFIGLDARDLEENNGPPRTDSMILFTVDPISKTAGMLSIPRDMWVNIPGFGYSRINTAYPSGEGALLPGGGPGLAMKTVSQFIGVPVDYYVQVDFNVFVIMVDELVSIGGCLDVHPTETMVLDPIGPGLDKVRLTAGNRQLCEGWKVLAYARHRKTSGGDADRARRQQEVILALQKIIFEPHNFPEFIRRSTTLYKRLGSGIKTNMSFDDAIELAVLGRDVSRENIKTGVIDPQQGMATFDNTILGGEDASVLKPITDKIRILRDEIFTSGGALSPIAQGDPATLMREEEARVRILDGTYSGLDQRAGALFQTYGMNITEVAGSPEGYSQTIVIVYGPKLYTIKWLQSTFGISDRQIRFSPDPSATVDIEIRLGTDISGSIP, encoded by the coding sequence ATGAATAGACTTGAAATCCTGAAAAACATAAAAATTGGAAAGCCCACTATAAAACAAATGATCTTCTGGGGGGTGACTGCGGTGTTAGGTATTACTGCGTTCATCTTTATAAAGGGGCTTGCCACTTGTTGGAACCTGACCGACCTGCCGGGCATACCCCCTGCCAGTTGCGGGGAGGTTTCAGGCGGTTCCGGGTTTGCGGTGGATGAACAGGGCACGCCGGTTGCCGACCTTCCGCCTGCGCCGATTGCCCCTGGTGCTGACTTGCCTCCCGCGTGGGATGGCGCCAGCCGCATCAACATCCTTTTTATTGGTCTTGATGCCCGTGATCTGGAGGAAAATAACGGTCCGCCCCGAACCGACTCCATGATCCTGTTTACCGTGGACCCCATTAGTAAGACGGCGGGTATGCTTTCCATCCCGCGCGATATGTGGGTAAACATCCCCGGGTTTGGCTACAGCCGCATCAACACGGCCTATCCCAGTGGAGAGGGCGCCCTCCTGCCTGGCGGCGGCCCCGGGCTTGCCATGAAGACGGTTTCCCAATTTATTGGCGTGCCCGTGGATTATTACGTGCAGGTGGATTTCAATGTATTTGTAATCATGGTTGATGAGCTTGTCTCCATAGGTGGATGTCTTGATGTCCACCCCACTGAAACAATGGTCCTGGACCCCATTGGTCCTGGATTGGATAAAGTGCGCCTGACCGCCGGGAATCGTCAATTGTGCGAAGGGTGGAAGGTGCTGGCGTACGCCCGCCACCGCAAAACATCCGGCGGTGATGCAGATCGTGCCCGCCGACAGCAGGAAGTGATTCTCGCCCTGCAAAAAATAATTTTTGAACCGCACAACTTCCCTGAATTCATTCGGCGTTCTACCACCCTGTATAAACGGCTGGGCAGCGGGATAAAGACCAACATGTCGTTCGATGACGCCATCGAACTGGCTGTGTTGGGCAGGGATGTTTCCAGGGAAAATATCAAGACAGGGGTGATCGACCCTCAACAGGGCATGGCAACTTTTGATAATACGATTCTTGGCGGGGAGGATGCCAGCGTTCTAAAACCCATTACAGACAAGATCCGCATCCTGCGCGATGAGATATTCACCTCGGGCGGCGCGCTCAGCCCAATTGCGCAGGGTGATCCTGCAACCCTGATGCGCGAGGAGGAAGCGCGCGTGCGCATCCTGGACGGCACCTATTCGGGTCTGGATCAACGCGCTGGTGCGCTCTTCCAAACCTATGGCATGAACATCACCGAAGTGGCCGGATCTCCGGAAGGCTACAGCCAGACGATTGTGATCGTGTATGGTCCAAAACTGTATACGATTAAATGGCTGCAAAGCACCTTCGGGATTTCAGACAGGCAGATTCGTTTCAGCCCCGATCCGAGTGCAACAGTGGATATTGAAATACGGCTTGGCACGGACATTTCGGGAAGTATTCCGTAA
- a CDS encoding HEAT repeat domain-containing protein, producing MEDLLAELTSGDDERAENSIPALTALGLAALPALLDLTRAEEADTRWWGVRALAASPHARTVDLLPLLSDSSPEVRAATTLALCSHPHADAVEALTRSLTDDDPLTAGLAGNALVKIGSPSVSSLLELMNEAPTGIRILALRALCEIGDHRAIPVMMKCMGEESAVLQYWAQEGLERLGLNMVYIKP from the coding sequence ATGGAAGACCTTCTCGCTGAATTGACCAGTGGGGATGACGAACGCGCTGAAAATTCCATTCCCGCGCTCACAGCCCTGGGGTTGGCGGCGCTTCCCGCCCTGCTGGATTTAACTCGCGCAGAAGAAGCAGATACCCGCTGGTGGGGGGTGCGTGCCCTTGCCGCCTCGCCTCACGCACGGACCGTTGACCTGCTTCCGCTCTTGAGCGACTCATCCCCTGAGGTGCGTGCCGCCACTACCCTCGCCTTGTGCAGTCATCCGCATGCAGATGCGGTGGAGGCGTTGACCCGCTCCCTTACAGATGATGATCCGCTTACGGCGGGGCTGGCAGGCAATGCCCTCGTGAAAATTGGAAGCCCCTCGGTGTCGAGCCTGCTCGAGCTCATGAACGAGGCGCCGACAGGCATCCGCATTCTGGCGTTGCGTGCATTGTGCGAGATCGGTGATCATCGTGCCATCCCAGTGATGATGAAATGTATGGGCGAAGAGTCCGCCGTGCTGCAGTACTGGGCACAGGAAGGCTTGGAACGGCTTGGGCTGAATATGGTATATATTAAGCCCTGA
- a CDS encoding VanW family protein, whose translation MSRRNLMNHILAAFIAGFVLFIAIVLFWMIGYQLVYAGRIFPGVSVAGVDLSGLSPNAAALKLNQTLSYPITGKVLFRDAEKVWVASPVELGMVFDPTASALAAYGHGRKGGLFAALANQIRARGLGSDVSPVVIFDQRVAYTYLQNIAAQVDQSVVEASLRVEGTNVVSEPGRLGRSLNLDATLIYLGSQLQSFRDGEVPLVIRETSPKLLDVSSQADAARRILSRPLTITVPNYRQGDPGPWTFDIPVVANMLAVEVLDHGGSVEMQVGLSPVALRSSLNDLKVLVDRKPENARFVFNDETGQIEPIDVSAIGRVMDVEASILAINDSLLRGEHAVVLSVAEQQPAVADTATGTELGITQLVSEQTTYFYGSSAARIQNIEAAASQFHGVLIAPGQVFSMATILSDISLENGFAEALIIYGGRTIKGVGGGVCQVSTTLFRTVFFGGYPVIERYSHAYRVSYYEMDRSGATDTRLAGLDAAVFFPLVDFKFQNDTPYWLLMETYVNAAARTITWKFYSTSDGRSVTWETSGPTNVVPAPSPVFEENPELKVNQISQVDYAAQGADVTVNRSVWRGGQVYFSDKFFTHYEPWRAVCQYGAGTEEPERLAKKNKICLSPNT comes from the coding sequence ATGTCTCGCCGTAATCTGATGAATCATATCCTTGCCGCGTTCATTGCAGGATTTGTACTGTTCATTGCCATTGTCCTTTTTTGGATGATCGGATATCAACTGGTTTACGCGGGACGTATTTTCCCCGGCGTCTCCGTCGCGGGCGTGGACCTCTCCGGTCTCTCACCAAACGCCGCCGCGTTGAAATTGAATCAGACCCTGTCCTATCCCATCACCGGGAAGGTATTATTCCGCGACGCAGAAAAAGTGTGGGTCGCCTCTCCCGTGGAACTGGGCATGGTCTTCGACCCTACAGCAAGCGCCCTTGCCGCCTATGGGCATGGACGTAAGGGCGGGCTGTTCGCCGCCCTTGCAAACCAGATCCGCGCGCGCGGACTTGGCTCTGACGTTTCTCCTGTTGTCATATTTGACCAGCGTGTGGCGTACACCTATCTGCAAAATATTGCAGCGCAGGTGGATCAGTCCGTTGTGGAGGCAAGTCTTCGCGTGGAGGGAACGAACGTGGTTTCAGAGCCTGGTCGCCTGGGTCGTTCGTTAAATCTGGACGCCACCTTGATCTATCTCGGCTCCCAATTGCAGTCCTTCCGCGACGGGGAAGTGCCTCTCGTCATTCGGGAGACTTCGCCAAAACTGCTGGATGTCTCTTCGCAGGCGGATGCGGCGCGCCGTATCCTCAGCCGGCCGCTGACGATCACCGTGCCGAATTATCGCCAGGGTGATCCCGGTCCATGGACCTTTGACATCCCCGTCGTTGCGAACATGCTCGCGGTGGAAGTCCTGGATCATGGCGGGTCGGTGGAAATGCAAGTCGGGCTGAGTCCCGTTGCCTTGCGCAGCTCGTTGAATGACTTGAAGGTTTTGGTGGATCGCAAACCCGAAAATGCGCGCTTCGTTTTCAATGATGAAACGGGTCAGATCGAACCGATAGATGTATCTGCCATTGGCCGCGTGATGGATGTGGAAGCCAGCATCCTTGCGATCAATGATTCGTTATTGCGCGGTGAACATGCCGTTGTGTTGAGCGTTGCCGAGCAACAGCCTGCCGTTGCTGATACAGCCACCGGCACAGAATTGGGCATCACCCAGTTGGTGTCGGAACAGACGACGTATTTCTACGGTTCCAGTGCCGCGCGTATTCAAAACATCGAAGCCGCCGCAAGCCAGTTCCATGGCGTACTGATCGCCCCTGGCCAGGTCTTTTCCATGGCGACCATTCTCAGCGATATCAGCCTCGAGAACGGGTTTGCAGAAGCGCTCATCATTTACGGCGGGCGTACCATCAAGGGCGTTGGCGGTGGTGTCTGCCAGGTCAGCACCACGCTCTTTCGTACGGTGTTCTTTGGCGGGTACCCGGTCATCGAACGTTATTCGCATGCCTACCGCGTATCCTATTACGAGATGGACCGCAGCGGCGCAACGGATACCCGGCTGGCGGGTTTGGATGCCGCCGTCTTCTTCCCGCTTGTGGATTTCAAATTCCAGAACGACACCCCCTACTGGCTCTTGATGGAAACCTATGTTAATGCTGCCGCACGCACCATCACGTGGAAGTTTTATTCCACCTCCGATGGACGCAGTGTGACCTGGGAGACAAGCGGTCCCACCAACGTTGTCCCGGCGCCTTCGCCGGTCTTCGAGGAAAACCCCGAATTGAAAGTGAACCAGATCTCGCAGGTGGATTACGCCGCGCAGGGCGCGGATGTGACCGTCAACCGCAGCGTTTGGCGTGGTGGACAGGTCTATTTCTCGGATAAATTCTTCACCCACTACGAACCCTGGCGTGCAGTCTGTCAGTATGGTGCTGGAACCGAGGAACCTGAAAGGTTGGCCAAAAAGAACAAGATTTGCCTCTCTCCAAATACCTGA
- a CDS encoding thioredoxin domain-containing protein, which translates to MIEEQIPDEPAQERSKPHWRIWLAAGGCSVLICAGIFSGALVLFGGDYIRQFVPASVRVAEEIPRTMTQSNTMGDPNAPVHIIEYGDFQCPYCLKFWRETEPQLIEEYVNTGRVYFEYRSMGAFLGPESAWASEGAYCAGDQGNFWEYHDTLFVNWTGENVGDYTQDKLVKYAGALNLNLQEFEACLSEGKHKKTVEQDAAQAQAAGVRATPTFFINGFKVEGAQPFQILKEYIEEALRQKPSL; encoded by the coding sequence ATGATCGAAGAACAGATTCCAGATGAACCCGCGCAGGAAAGGTCAAAACCGCATTGGAGGATATGGCTTGCCGCCGGCGGATGCTCGGTATTGATATGCGCCGGCATCTTCAGCGGTGCACTTGTCCTTTTCGGCGGAGATTACATCAGGCAGTTTGTTCCAGCGAGCGTTCGGGTTGCGGAGGAAATTCCGCGCACGATGACACAAAGCAATACCATGGGCGACCCGAACGCGCCGGTCCACATCATAGAGTACGGCGATTTTCAGTGTCCATACTGCCTGAAATTTTGGAGGGAGACTGAGCCTCAGTTGATCGAGGAATACGTGAACACAGGCAGGGTGTATTTCGAATATCGGTCCATGGGCGCGTTTCTAGGACCGGAATCCGCGTGGGCATCGGAGGGGGCATACTGCGCGGGCGACCAGGGAAACTTCTGGGAATATCATGACACGCTGTTTGTCAATTGGACAGGCGAGAACGTGGGCGATTACACACAGGATAAACTTGTGAAGTATGCCGGGGCGCTCAATTTGAATTTGCAGGAGTTCGAAGCCTGCCTAAGCGAGGGGAAACACAAAAAGACGGTGGAACAGGATGCGGCGCAGGCGCAGGCGGCGGGGGTCCGCGCCACGCCGACGTTCTTCATCAACGGGTTCAAAGTCGAAGGCGCACAGCCGTTTCAAATCCTGAAGGAATACATTGAAGAGGCGTTGAGGCAAAAGCCAAGTTTATAG
- a CDS encoding DNA methyltransferase has translation MMKSSKIFFQNDKFTLIQGDVLTTPHVDDSSVDLIVTSPPYNVDIQYNSHKDDVTYAEYLEFSKKWMTRCLDWLKDDGRFCLNIPLDKNKGGQQSVGADLTTLAKEIGFQYHSTIVWNEGNISRRTAWGSWKSASAPYVIAPVELIVVLYKKNWKKTSGSKISDVERDDFMAWTNGLWTFNGESKKKIGHPAPFPIELPRRCLKLFSYVDDVVLDPFCGSGTTVIAAVSSNRKGIGIDVDKKYCELARKRVLDHAASKLELPKAGKK, from the coding sequence ATGATGAAATCATCCAAGATATTTTTCCAAAACGACAAGTTCACGCTCATTCAAGGGGATGTATTGACTACGCCACATGTGGACGATTCCAGCGTGGATTTGATCGTCACATCGCCGCCCTACAACGTGGACATCCAATACAACTCCCACAAGGACGATGTCACATACGCGGAGTATCTGGAGTTCAGCAAAAAATGGATGACACGCTGTCTCGACTGGCTGAAGGATGACGGGCGATTCTGTCTAAACATCCCGCTCGACAAGAACAAGGGCGGACAGCAAAGCGTCGGCGCAGATCTGACAACGCTAGCGAAGGAAATCGGCTTTCAATATCACTCCACCATCGTTTGGAATGAAGGCAATATTTCACGCCGAACAGCATGGGGTTCGTGGAAAAGCGCCTCTGCGCCGTATGTGATCGCGCCCGTGGAATTGATCGTGGTCTTGTACAAAAAGAACTGGAAGAAGACCAGCGGAAGCAAGATCTCGGATGTCGAACGCGACGACTTCATGGCATGGACGAACGGCTTGTGGACGTTCAACGGCGAGAGCAAAAAGAAGATCGGGCATCCCGCACCGTTCCCCATCGAATTGCCGCGCAGATGCTTGAAACTATTCAGCTATGTGGATGATGTGGTGCTCGATCCATTTTGCGGAAGCGGCACAACCGTGATCGCGGCGGTGTCCAGCAACCGAAAAGGCATCGGTATTGACGTGGATAAAAAATACTGCGAACTTGCACGCAAGCGCGTGCTTGACCATGCCGCATCGAAACTTGAACTTCCAAAAGCTGGAAAAAAATAA
- a CDS encoding sulfatase → MRVKTSVRLWTFLIATFLLTLSGCVTHFQKDGRPNILIIVTDDQRYDTMEFMPQTQAAIFDQGVTFQHGFVTTPLCCPSRASIFTGMYAHKHGVTNNNAELEYPTFIELMKKNGYYTGLVGKYLNSWKGEPRPEYDYWISFQFGETRYYNPRLNVNGEWIRHQGEYVTYSLGNYVIDFLRKAEKKNKPFILIYTPNAPHNPATPADEDLNTFADLPPHRPPSFDEPDIADKPEWMLRDGPLHPDIIKMIDDFRLNQIRTLVSLDRTIGSIMTELAELNMLDNTVIIFISDNGIHWGEHRLFSKSTIYDETNRVPFALRYPSLVPRPYIDRQHVVANIDIAPTSLDIAGIPIPKDMDGMSILKLLSGNGNWREGVLIEGWPPRGIYSAVHTGNYVYAETLGDISEFYDLEKDPYQLQNIVNDPQYHDIVEEHRKLLLELTR, encoded by the coding sequence ATGAGAGTAAAAACATCCGTCCGCTTGTGGACATTTCTCATCGCAACGTTTCTATTGACCCTCAGTGGATGCGTAACGCATTTCCAAAAAGATGGGCGCCCGAACATACTGATCATTGTTACAGACGACCAGCGGTACGATACCATGGAGTTCATGCCACAAACACAGGCCGCCATCTTCGATCAGGGGGTAACCTTCCAGCATGGTTTTGTCACAACCCCACTCTGCTGCCCAAGCCGGGCAAGCATATTCACCGGAATGTACGCCCACAAACATGGCGTCACAAATAACAACGCGGAATTGGAGTATCCAACCTTTATCGAACTAATGAAGAAAAACGGATATTACACTGGGTTAGTCGGAAAATACCTCAATTCGTGGAAGGGAGAGCCGCGCCCAGAATATGATTACTGGATTTCATTCCAATTTGGAGAAACAAGATACTACAATCCACGCCTGAATGTAAACGGGGAATGGATACGTCATCAAGGAGAGTATGTCACATATTCTTTAGGGAATTATGTGATCGACTTTCTTCGAAAAGCAGAAAAGAAAAATAAGCCTTTTATTCTTATTTACACACCCAATGCCCCTCATAATCCCGCCACACCTGCTGATGAAGACTTAAATACTTTCGCAGACCTACCTCCCCACCGCCCTCCAAGCTTCGATGAACCTGATATTGCAGACAAACCTGAATGGATGTTAAGAGATGGGCCATTACACCCGGATATCATTAAAATGATTGATGATTTCCGTTTGAATCAAATCCGCACGCTTGTATCGCTAGACCGTACCATTGGCAGCATTATGACAGAACTTGCTGAACTAAATATGCTCGATAATACCGTTATTATTTTCATCTCAGACAATGGCATCCATTGGGGAGAGCATAGGTTGTTTTCAAAAAGCACCATTTATGATGAAACCAATCGAGTCCCATTCGCACTTCGCTATCCTTCGCTTGTGCCTAGACCCTACATTGACCGACAACATGTCGTTGCCAATATAGACATTGCCCCCACATCGCTAGACATTGCAGGAATCCCCATTCCAAAGGACATGGATGGCATGTCCATTTTAAAACTTCTCTCAGGTAACGGCAATTGGCGGGAGGGGGTACTAATCGAAGGCTGGCCCCCGCGGGGCATTTACAGTGCTGTCCATACCGGCAATTATGTATACGCAGAAACACTCGGCGATATTTCCGAATTCTACGACCTGGAAAAAGATCCTTATCAGTTACAAAACATCGTTAACGATCCCCAATATCATGACATCGTTGAGGAACACCGCAAATTACTCCTGGAACTCACCAGATAG
- a CDS encoding PH domain-containing protein translates to MQSFKPAIRWWSVVNPRIIAHFSETLDVYEDRLMYRKGILGKNEVIIPFSRITNYAADQNLFDRIFGIGNFRIETAGSVAPELELIGYSYKLRDILIHSLKAD, encoded by the coding sequence ATGCAATCTTTCAAACCCGCCATACGCTGGTGGTCTGTGGTGAACCCGCGCATCATTGCTCATTTTTCGGAAACATTGGACGTGTATGAGGATCGACTGATGTATCGAAAGGGGATTCTGGGCAAGAACGAGGTCATCATTCCCTTTTCGCGGATCACCAACTATGCCGCCGACCAGAACCTCTTTGACCGTATTTTTGGGATCGGCAATTTCAGGATCGAAACCGCTGGTTCGGTTGCCCCGGAACTTGAGCTGATAGGATATTCCTACAAGCTCAGGGATATTCTGATTCACTCGCTTAAAGCCGATTAA
- the glpX gene encoding class II fructose-bisphosphatase encodes MDVLGATPTRNLALELARVTEAAAMMAGRFMGRSDKEGADQAAVNAMRLILSTVDMNGVIVIGEGEKDKAPMLFNGEIVGNGSKPDVDVAVDPIDGTRPLAFGRSNSLAMVAVAPRGTMFDPGPFVYMNKIAVGPEAKGKIDIEKSITENMKAIAKAKGKAIEDLTTIILDRPRHVDMIAEIRRAGARIRQIPDGDVAAALMTASSDSGVDVLFGVGGTPEGVITACALRAMGGEIQGKLYARDEDELRRGRDAGFDFDKVLTMNDLVSSEDVFFATTGITDGELLKGVRYYGDHITTDTLVVRGLTGTVRQITATHTTDKLENLSAIRY; translated from the coding sequence ATGGATGTTCTTGGCGCAACCCCCACACGCAACCTCGCGCTTGAACTTGCGCGTGTCACCGAAGCCGCGGCGATGATGGCGGGTCGCTTTATGGGTCGAAGCGATAAGGAAGGAGCGGATCAGGCTGCGGTCAATGCGATGCGTTTAATCCTCAGTACAGTGGATATGAACGGGGTCATTGTCATTGGGGAAGGGGAAAAGGATAAGGCTCCGATGTTGTTCAACGGCGAGATCGTGGGCAACGGTTCAAAACCGGACGTGGATGTTGCCGTAGACCCTATTGACGGGACACGCCCCCTGGCATTTGGCCGCTCGAATTCGCTGGCGATGGTTGCGGTTGCCCCGCGCGGGACAATGTTCGACCCGGGTCCTTTTGTTTATATGAACAAGATCGCAGTGGGACCGGAGGCGAAAGGGAAGATCGATATTGAAAAATCCATCACTGAAAACATGAAGGCAATTGCAAAGGCAAAAGGCAAGGCGATTGAAGATTTGACCACCATCATCCTGGACCGTCCGCGTCATGTGGACATGATCGCTGAGATCCGCAGGGCGGGCGCTCGCATCCGCCAGATCCCGGATGGCGATGTGGCGGCGGCTTTGATGACTGCGAGTTCTGATTCAGGCGTGGATGTCCTGTTCGGCGTCGGCGGTACGCCCGAGGGTGTCATCACGGCTTGCGCCCTGCGCGCCATGGGCGGCGAGATTCAGGGCAAGTTATATGCGCGTGATGAGGACGAATTGCGCCGTGGCCGCGATGCAGGTTTTGACTTCGACAAGGTGCTGACCATGAACGACCTGGTTTCTTCCGAAGATGTGTTCTTCGCAACCACCGGCATCACGGACGGCGAACTGCTCAAGGGTGTGCGCTATTACGGTGACCACATCACCACCGATACACTCGTGGTGCGCGGCTTGACCGGCACTGTCCGCCAGATCACCGCCACACACACGACGGATAAACTGGAGAACCTGAGCGCGATAAGGTATTGA
- a CDS encoding phosphatidate cytidylyltransferase, whose protein sequence is MRRRLITALGLALIGMPAILLGGIFYFLLMGTFIIGAAWEFVHLFRAASVEPHMHITVGGVALILMARMFFPQYAMPLFAGAILIALTYHLYAYERGRDQAALDFGITLTGLAYLGWIGAYLLDLRNLPNGGWWFMLVMFCVWSGDSGAYSIGRAYGKHKMAPRLSPRKSWEGYAASVFTGAITGGFYVYVFTTFGSLASDIAIWQGAMMGLLLGALPPLGDLGESMIKRQSGIKDSSDIIPGHGGFFDRIDSWLWGAVIGYYFLVWFIL, encoded by the coding sequence ATGCGTAGAAGACTTATCACTGCTCTTGGATTGGCTTTGATTGGAATGCCCGCCATACTGCTTGGCGGCATCTTTTATTTTCTATTAATGGGCACCTTCATCATTGGTGCGGCATGGGAATTTGTGCATCTGTTCCGCGCGGCGAGCGTTGAGCCGCACATGCACATCACAGTCGGCGGCGTGGCTTTGATTCTGATGGCCCGCATGTTTTTTCCGCAATATGCCATGCCCCTTTTTGCGGGGGCCATCCTGATTGCGCTGACATATCATCTTTACGCCTATGAGCGCGGGCGGGACCAGGCCGCGCTTGATTTTGGTATCACCCTGACAGGGCTGGCTTATCTCGGCTGGATCGGCGCGTATCTTCTTGACTTGCGCAACCTTCCCAATGGCGGCTGGTGGTTTATGCTGGTGATGTTCTGTGTTTGGTCGGGAGACTCGGGTGCATACTCGATTGGCAGGGCATACGGAAAACATAAAATGGCGCCGCGCCTCAGCCCCAGGAAAAGCTGGGAGGGCTATGCGGCGAGTGTCTTCACGGGGGCGATTACCGGCGGTTTTTATGTATATGTATTTACCACGTTTGGAAGCCTGGCGAGCGACATTGCCATCTGGCAGGGTGCGATGATGGGGTTATTGCTCGGAGCCTTGCCGCCGCTGGGCGATCTCGGGGAAAGCATGATTAAACGCCAGTCGGGCATCAAGGATTCGAGTGACATCATCCCCGGTCACGGCGGCTTCTTTGACCGTATTGATTCATGGTTATGGGGCGCGGTCATCGGGTACTACTTTCTTGTTTGGTTCATTCTATAA